One genomic window of Sardina pilchardus chromosome 15, fSarPil1.1, whole genome shotgun sequence includes the following:
- the slc1a7b gene encoding solute carrier family 1 member 7b codes for MRMLKMLILPLVVSSLMSGLAALEPKCSSRLGLITVSYYLWTTFLAVVVGIVMVLIIHPGGMAQKEDSEDSGKPIMSSADALLDLIRNMFPANLVQATFQQYRTNSVPIMKAVKPTVSQVLLESTTKRPLIYGIQDDNGTDIQNFQLDLTPPPDVFFRTLPGTSDGMNVLGIVIFSATMGIMLGRMGPNGSALVNFCQSLNEAVLRIVAIVIWYFPFGIVFLVAGKILEMSDPSAMGKKLGFYAITVVMGLILHGLFILPSIYFFITKKSPIVYIRGILQALLISLATSSSSATLPITFKCLLENNHIDRRIIRFVLPVGATINMDGTALYEAVAAIFIAQVNNYELDFGQIITISITATAASIGAAGIPQAGLVTMVIVLTSVGLPTDDITLIIAVDWALDRFRTMVNVMGDALATGIMAHICRKDFMKETDGQVPLICETKPMICETKPINIQQLMNCQQNNGSFQPHPPGHKTDHIPPDVARLMQLEEGVRPPPPERKKPPIPPRHLKSKDKDHCAIDMNGLETNV; via the exons tTTGATGTCAGGACTGGCTGCCCTGGAGCCCAAGTGCTCCAGCCGGCTGGGGCTGATCACCGTGTCCTACTACCTGTGGACCACCTTCCTGGCTGTGGTCGTGGGCATCGTCATGGTTTTGATCATCCACCCGGGTGGCATGGCGCAGAAGGAGGACTCGGAGGACAGCGGAAAACCCATCATGAGCTCGGCTGATGCCCTGCTGGACCTGATTCG AAACATGTTCCCTGCCAACCTTGTACAAGCTACCTTTCAACAG TATCGGACCAACAGTGTGCCCATAATGAAGGCCGTAAAGCCCACAGTCAGTCAGGTCCTCTTGGAGAGCACCACCAAGAGGCCTCTGATCTACGGCATCCAGGATGACAACGGAACAGACATCCAGAACTTCCAGCTGGACCTGACACCACCACCGGACGTGTTCTTCCGCACGTTACCAGGAACCAGCGATGGCATGAACGTCCTCGGAATTGTGATTTTCTCAGCAACAATGG gtatCATGCTGGGTAGAATGGGACCCAATGGTAGCGCCTTGGTCAACTTCTGCCAGAGTCTGAACGAAGCTGTGCTGAGGATTGTTGCCATCGTCATCTG GTATTTCCCATTTGGAATCGTGTTCCTGGTGGCGGGAAAAATCCTGGAGATGAGCGACCCTTCTGCCATGGGAAAGAAGCTGGGCTTCTACGCCATTACCGTGGTGATGGGGCTGATCCTCCATGGCCTCTTCATCCTCCCCAGCATCTACTTCTTCATCACCAAAAAGAGCCCCATCGTTTACATCAGGGGCATCCTGCAAGCGCTGCTCATCTCCCTAGCAACCTCCTCCAG TTCTGCCACGCTGCCTATCACCTTCAAGTGCCTCCTCGAGAACAACCACATCGACCGGCGCATCATCCGCTTCGTGCTGCCCGTGGGAGCCACCATTAACATGGACGGCACTGCACTCTATGAGGCCGTGGCGGCCATCTTCATAGCCCAGGTCAACAACTACGAGCTGGACTTTGGCCAAATCATTACTATCAG TATCACAGCAACGGCAGCTAGCATTGGTGCAGCTGGAATTCCACAGGCTGGCCTGGTCACTATGGTGATTGTGCTAACATCAGTTGGTTTGCCTACTGATGACATCACGCTCATCATCGCAGTGGACTGGGCTCT GGACAGATTCCGTACCATGGTGAACGTGATGGGGGATGCTCTCGCTACTGGCATCATGGCCCACATCTGTCGGAAGGACTTTATGAAGGAGACTGATGGG CAAGTGCCGCTCATCTGCGAGACCAAGCCCATGATCTGCGAGACCAAGCCCATCAACATCCAGCAGCTGATGAACTGTCAGCAGAACAACGGCAGCTTCCAGCCCCACCCGCCAGGGCACAAGACCGACCACATCCCCCCAGACGTGGCGCGCCTCATGCAGCTGGAGGAAGGAGTGCGGCCCCCTCCGCCGGAGCGTAAGAAGCCCCCGATCCCCCCGCGCCACCTCAAGAGCAAGGACAAGGACCACTGTGCCATCGACATGAACGGCCTGGAGACCAACGTATAG